Below is a window of Deltaproteobacteria bacterium DNA.
TCCCGCCGCCGCGCGGCCGCGATCTCGACCGCCCCGAGGATTTGCCGAGCTGACGCCTCCGGCTACCCTGCCGCGCCATGGAAAGAACCTTCTCGATCGTGAAGCCCGATGCCGTCCGCGCGAACAAGACCGGTGCGATCCTCGCTCTGATCGAGGGCGCCGGCTTGAAGATCGTGGGCACCAAGATGATCCAGCTCGACCAAGCCAAGGCCGAGGGCTTCTACGCCGTGCACAAGGAGCGCCCGTTCTTCTCGAGCCTGGTCAAGTTCATGACCTCGGGCCCGGTCGTCGTGTCGGTGCTCGAGGGCGACGACGCGATTGCGCGCTATCGCAAGCTGA
It encodes the following:
- a CDS encoding nucleoside-diphosphate kinase, whose amino-acid sequence is MERTFSIVKPDAVRANKTGAILALIEGAGLKIVGTKMIQLDQAKAEGFYAVHKERPFFSSLVKFMTSGPVVVSVLEGDDAIARYRKLMGATDPAKADAGTIRKLHATNIEQNAVHGSDAPETAKAEIAYFFAETELVRR